The Hyphomonadaceae bacterium ML37 genome includes a region encoding these proteins:
- a CDS encoding DUF6127 family protein, with the protein MTHTEQPPERLESMTAGDLERLLERAAQTGARRALREAGLDGQDAAEDIRHLRSLLAGLRMASRTAVQTSVRIITTAMLLALMTGIAIRLGLFGNGS; encoded by the coding sequence ATGACCCATACAGAGCAGCCGCCAGAAAGGCTGGAATCCATGACGGCGGGCGATCTTGAACGCCTGCTCGAACGCGCCGCGCAAACCGGCGCGCGCCGGGCGCTGCGTGAGGCCGGTCTCGACGGCCAGGACGCTGCCGAGGACATACGCCATCTGCGCTCACTGCTCGCAGGGCTCCGGATGGCCAGCCGCACCGCGGTCCAGACCAGCGTGCGCATCATCACCACCGCCATGCTGCTCGCCCTGATGACTGGTATCGCCATCAGGCTCGGTCTGTTCGGCAACGGCTCCTGA
- a CDS encoding TIR domain-containing protein, producing MSPRATGAKRYRAFISYSQRDKRWAKALHKALETYRVPKGVDAASLDVRTRRLGRFFRDDEELGAAHSLSATLESAIDGSEHLIVVCSPRSARSKWVDLEVRRFKARAQGKVFAVIVAGQPNTGDPDTECFCPALREKVAGDRSLTGEPDEPLAPDWRKDGIKRLRARLAAGLLDVSFDSLWQRDRRRARGRQRLAGATAMGALLIAAGMAYQVREVGAQRSQALARTANDLLDAPERTVSQSERALRLAVAATYESPWSPTSNRAEPALARAGTAARTLILAQHREGMTFAAHSADGTLIMTVGKNAAWVWDTATGTLITDPLRHGEIITSAAFSPYGERIVTASSDGTALIWDTATGAPIAGPLRHGEGLTSASFSPEGTRIVTASRDRTARIWDAGTGAPLTEPLRHQDWVNSASFSPDGESILTVSGPPLNSGVALIWNARTGEPIAGPLRHEGEVFAASFSPDGESILTATGSSHLTAGGSLLNNGAALIWNAATGVPLAGPLRHEGWVSSAAFSADGGRIVTASQDGTARVWDLLTSTPVAEPMRHEGWVTSAAFSLDGERIITASSDRTARVWDAVTGAAIAEQLRHEEWVTSASFFRDRGDSSAYSRQILTACDDGTVRVWAANSGASKIQNFRHDDRVTSAVLSPDSTRIVTASWDHTARVWDAVTGEPAFMEPLRHEGPVTSAAFSPNGGRIVTASWDGTARLWDAATGELVSGLLGHLDRVTSAAFSPDGGRIVTASWDGTARVWDAASGELVAGPLRHEEGVNSAAFSADGALIVTASQDRTSRVWDAGTGAPVTGPLRHEADINSAAFSPIGTRITQDRVRIVTASRDGTARVWDATTGEPVTQPLRHDRPVTSAAFSPDGARIVTASWDGTARVWDSATGLLVTDPLHHDSSVYSVTFSPGGSRIVTASGAGSAQIWNVERSMGPVDRAQLGLPPLREAVCDPEAGWLRGALRRITQEDLDAAPALASLYRPGDDVCVDPGLQRQIIRFVQAPLERLGSARSNNAIQ from the coding sequence ATGAGCCCTCGAGCTACCGGCGCAAAGCGGTATCGCGCCTTCATCAGCTACAGCCAGCGCGACAAGCGCTGGGCGAAAGCATTGCACAAGGCGCTGGAGACGTATCGCGTGCCAAAGGGTGTTGATGCGGCAAGCCTGGACGTCCGCACACGCCGTCTGGGCCGCTTCTTCCGCGATGATGAGGAACTCGGCGCGGCCCATTCGCTCAGCGCCACGCTGGAGAGCGCCATTGACGGTTCTGAGCACCTCATCGTGGTGTGTTCGCCGCGTTCGGCCCGCTCGAAATGGGTCGATCTGGAAGTGCGCCGGTTCAAGGCCCGCGCTCAGGGCAAGGTGTTTGCCGTCATTGTCGCGGGCCAGCCCAATACCGGCGATCCTGATACCGAGTGTTTCTGCCCGGCGCTGCGCGAGAAAGTGGCCGGCGACCGCTCGCTGACCGGCGAGCCTGACGAGCCGCTGGCGCCGGACTGGCGCAAGGACGGCATAAAGCGCCTGCGCGCCCGTCTGGCCGCCGGGCTTCTCGACGTGTCATTTGACAGCCTCTGGCAACGCGACAGGCGCAGGGCGAGAGGGCGGCAGAGACTTGCCGGAGCCACAGCGATGGGCGCGCTCCTCATCGCCGCGGGGATGGCTTATCAGGTGCGCGAAGTGGGCGCACAACGATCTCAAGCACTGGCGAGAACAGCCAATGATCTGTTGGATGCTCCGGAACGGACCGTATCCCAGTCAGAGAGAGCTTTGCGTCTGGCCGTCGCGGCGACTTACGAAAGTCCGTGGAGCCCCACGTCTAATCGTGCGGAGCCAGCTTTGGCGCGGGCGGGCACAGCGGCGCGAACGCTTATCCTGGCTCAGCACAGAGAGGGCATGACCTTCGCCGCCCACTCGGCAGACGGCACTCTCATCATGACGGTTGGCAAGAATGCAGCATGGGTTTGGGACACCGCCACCGGTACTCTGATCACCGACCCGCTGCGCCATGGGGAAATTATCACGTCCGCCGCCTTCTCTCCTTATGGCGAACGCATAGTTACGGCCAGCTCAGATGGCACAGCACTGATTTGGGACACTGCCACTGGTGCTCCCATCGCCGGACCCTTGCGCCATGGGGAGGGGCTCACCTCGGCCAGCTTCTCTCCGGAGGGGACTCGTATAGTCACGGCAAGCCGGGATAGAACCGCCCGGATCTGGGATGCAGGCACAGGCGCGCCTCTCACCGAGCCACTCCGCCATCAGGACTGGGTCAACTCCGCTTCCTTTTCTCCAGATGGTGAGAGCATCCTCACGGTAAGCGGCCCGCCATTGAACAGTGGCGTTGCGCTGATTTGGAACGCGAGGACGGGTGAGCCCATCGCTGGTCCACTGCGTCATGAGGGTGAAGTCTTCGCCGCTTCTTTTTCGCCAGACGGTGAGAGCATCCTCACGGCAACCGGCTCGTCTCACCTGACTGCTGGTGGCTCTCTTTTGAATAATGGTGCAGCGCTAATTTGGAACGCCGCTACGGGCGTGCCTTTAGCAGGACCCCTGCGCCATGAGGGTTGGGTCAGTTCCGCCGCCTTCTCCGCTGACGGGGGGCGCATTGTTACTGCGAGCCAGGATGGCACGGCGAGGGTTTGGGACCTCCTCACGAGCACGCCCGTAGCAGAGCCGATGCGACATGAGGGTTGGGTCACTTCCGCCGCCTTCTCTCTGGATGGTGAGCGTATCATCACCGCGAGCTCTGATCGCACAGCCCGGGTATGGGACGCCGTCACAGGAGCTGCCATCGCCGAACAATTGCGCCATGAGGAATGGGTCACCTCCGCCTCCTTTTTCCGGGACCGTGGCGACAGCTCTGCGTACAGCCGACAAATACTCACAGCATGCGATGATGGTACAGTCCGAGTGTGGGCTGCTAACAGCGGCGCGTCCAAAATCCAAAATTTTCGCCATGATGATAGAGTTACCTCTGCAGTTCTCTCACCGGACAGCACGCGTATAGTCACGGCCAGCTGGGACCATACAGCTCGGGTGTGGGACGCCGTTACGGGTGAGCCTGCTTTCATGGAACCCCTGCGCCATGAAGGGCCAGTCACTTCCGCCGCCTTCTCTCCGAACGGCGGACGTATTGTCACGGCGAGCTGGGACGGCACAGCCCGGTTGTGGGATGCCGCCACGGGGGAGCTTGTGAGCGGGCTCCTGGGCCACCTAGACAGAGTCACCTCCGCTGCTTTCTCCCCGGACGGGGGGCGCATTGTCACGGCGAGCTGGGACGGCACAGCCCGGGTGTGGGATGCCGCCTCGGGGGAGCTTGTAGCCGGGCCTTTGCGCCATGAGGAGGGAGTTAACTCCGCCGCGTTCTCTGCGGACGGAGCGCTAATTGTCACGGCGAGCCAGGACCGCACCTCCAGGGTATGGGACGCCGGCACTGGCGCGCCTGTGACTGGGCCCCTGCGCCATGAGGCGGATATCAACTCCGCCGCCTTTTCTCCGATTGGGACGCGCATCACACAGGATAGGGTGCGCATTGTCACAGCGAGCAGGGATGGCACAGCCCGGGTGTGGGATGCCACGACAGGCGAACCTGTCACCCAACCATTGCGCCATGATAGGCCAGTGACCTCAGCCGCTTTCTCCCCGGATGGGGCGCGCATCGTGACAGCGAGCTGGGATGGAACAGCGCGGGTGTGGGATTCCGCCACGGGCTTACTGGTCACGGATCCTCTGCACCATGATTCCTCAGTATATTCTGTGACCTTCTCCCCGGGTGGTTCCCGTATAGTCACAGCCAGCGGAGCTGGTAGCGCCCAGATATGGAATGTCGAACGCTCCATGGGCCCGGTTGATCGAGCCCAGCTTGGACTGCCGCCCCTGCGCGAAGCGGTATGCGATCCTGAGGCCGGTTGGCTGCGTGGCGCATTGCGCCGGATCACGCAGGAGGATCTGGACGCCGCGCCCGCACTGGCCTCCCTCTACCGGCCAGGCGACGATGTTTGTGTCGACCCGGGCCTGCAGCGTCAGATAATCCGGTTTGTGCAGGCCCCGCTTGAGCGCCTCGGATCGGCGCGCAGTAACAACGCCATACAATGA
- a CDS encoding D-Ala-D-Ala carboxypeptidase family metallohydrolase, with protein sequence MTTTCFAHWRDVPASLWRWPNFSPAEIACRGTGALRIHEDALDRLQALRDQLGKPLIIRSAYRSAAHNRAIGGSPRSKHMDGAAFDIAMANHDPSEFEAAAREAGFAGFGFYPRSGFMHIDLGPARTWGERFEVRPTPFAADTPPARETLADSRTMKGSGAAGVATLGAAGVEVAQTVLAETEAAILPLVPYLDTLRWVLIVVALAGVAITIYARLDDWKRGQR encoded by the coding sequence ATGACCACGACCTGCTTTGCACACTGGCGCGACGTGCCAGCCAGCCTCTGGCGCTGGCCGAACTTCAGCCCCGCCGAGATCGCCTGCCGCGGCACGGGCGCGTTGCGCATCCATGAAGATGCGCTCGACAGGCTCCAGGCGCTGCGCGACCAGCTGGGCAAGCCGCTCATCATCCGCTCGGCCTATCGCAGTGCGGCCCACAACCGCGCCATCGGCGGCTCGCCCCGCTCAAAGCACATGGACGGCGCCGCGTTCGATATCGCCATGGCCAACCATGATCCGTCAGAGTTCGAGGCGGCGGCGCGGGAGGCCGGTTTCGCCGGGTTCGGGTTCTATCCGCGCTCGGGGTTCATGCACATCGATCTGGGACCAGCGCGCACGTGGGGCGAGCGGTTCGAGGTGCGGCCGACGCCATTCGCCGCGGATACGCCGCCCGCGCGAGAGACCCTGGCTGACAGCCGCACCATGAAAGGTAGCGGGGCGGCCGGTGTGGCGACGCTGGGGGCAGCGGGCGTGGAGGTCGCACAAACCGTTCTGGCCGAGACCGAGGCCGCCATCCTGCCGCTCGTGCCCTATCTCGACACGCTGCGCTGGGTGCTGATCGTCGTGGCGCTCGCAGGCGTTGCCATCACGATCTACGCCCGCCTTGATGACTGGAAGCGGGGGCAGCGATGA